gataagatcacggacatgacgaggagtctcgaaatggtcgagaggtaaagattgatatatatatatatatatataggacaatggtattcggacaacggaagtgttctggagggtaccgggtacttatcgggtcaccggaaaggagtttcagacaccccgggcaaagatatgggccttatgggccaagtgagGGGACACACTAGCCCTGGTGCGCCCCTATAGAGGCCAGCCCTAtgaggaagagaaggaaagaggggagggcaAGGAAAGAGTGGATTATGATTCCTACTTccttccctcccccctctttccttccacctcggttatatatggcagggggcgcgcggcttgggagggactccaagtaggattcctcctacttgggtgcctcctatggctgctcctccctccctcccacctatatatatgaggaggggggcgcctagcacacaacaAACAagtgcctagccgtgtgcggcgcccccctccacagtttacaccctcggtcatttcttcgtagtgcttaggcgaagccctgcgaggatcactacACCGTCACCGTCacccacgtcgtcgtgctgacagaactcatctactacctcggcgtcttgctggatcaagaaggcgagggacgtcaccaagctgaacgtgtgcagaactcggaggtgccgtgcgtttggtacttgatcggtcagagctagaagaagttcgactacatcaaccgcgttgtcaaacacttccgctttcgatctatgagggtacgtagccacactctccccctctcattgctatgcatctcttagatagatcttgcgtgagggtaggaatttttttgaaactgCATGCTCCGTTTCCCAACAGGGCCAAAGCTGTGAGTctaaggatcaatggtaacaagggacaatggggacacgatgtttacccaggttcgggccctcttaaaggaggtaaaaccctacgtcctgcttgattgtattcgatgagtataagggttacaggacttgatctacctcgagatcgtaatggctaaaccctagctgtctagcctatgattattctgatgccctctacggactaacccctacggtttatatacacaccggaggggcctagggttataAAAAGTcggttcacagaggaaaggagTATTACACCCGGACACCAAACTTGTCGTTCTATGCACATAGGTGTCCTACCCGGACACGAGAGGTGGTCTTCTGCTTTGTCTCCATGACCCATTAGCCCAGCCCATGTGGGATAGGCCGGACACCTGAGGACCCCCGAATCTAGGACTCCCACAGCCACCCGAAACAATTTTTCCGCCACCGCAAGTCTCTGTTCTTCTGcgatcccatctagaggccttttccggtactctgttggaggggggatcgatcatggagggcttctacatcaaccttgctaccctaccgatgatgtgtgagtatttcaccacagacctacgggtccatagctagtagctagatgacttcttctctctatttgatcttcaataccatgtcctcctcaatcttcttgaagttctatccaatgtaatcttcttttgcggcgtgtttgttgggatccgatgaactgtgggtttatgacagattattcattgaaagtaattgagtcttttaTGAACTTTTATTATCCATGATTatgatagctttgtatttctctctgatctatccatttggccaactagattgatttatctttagTAGGAAAGGTgttttgtaatgggttcaatcttgcggtgtcctcacctcgTGACAGAAGGGGTAGAGAGACACATATTTGTAATGTTGTCATTAACGATAAATGACGGGTtttaatcatattgcttgagtttactttgtctacatcatgtcatcttgcttaaaatGTTACTATGTTTATGATGAAtttaataccatagatgcatgctagatagcgttAGATTGGtcaagtaatagtagtagatgcaggcaagagtcggtctacttgtcacggatgtggtGCCTATATATGTGCTCATTGCCATGAATAACGTCATAACtgtgcacttttctatcaattgcccaacagtaatttgtctatCCACCGTATGTTATTGTTTCGATAGAggagcctctagtgaaaactatggcccccgggtctatcttaatcatattactaaaaccaaaaataccttgctgcaatttatttactttttatctatctgacactatcagaattaatccttgcaagtaacgagttcaaggggattgatAACCCTCTTGCCCGCGTTGAGTGCAAATATTTGCTTTTGTGTCTGTAGGTGTTGTTGACGAGAATTTGCGTGGTTCttctattggttcgataaccttggttctcactCAGGGAAATACTTATCCGCTACTATATAGTTTCACCTTCCTCTTCgggggaaatcccaacgcagctcacaagtagcatgTGCCAGCGGCCGAAACACAGGGTGGCACTTACCAACAAGCGTTGCTTGGCCGCATCAGACCTTCTGCCTGGAGAATCCCGCCGATGGCCGACGTTGGGTTGGGCGCCGCTCAACCACTGTAGGCTACCCGGGGCACGTCGGTGGCCGTGCCGATATTAAATGCCTTGGAGACGTTGAGCGGATACACACAGGCTGCGCCGGTGGTGGTTGTGGCGCAACCAGCCGCAGAGGATCCGCACTTGCTGGAGAGGCCACAATCTGCTTTGGTCCCGGGACCCACGGCGAGGCATGGCATGGCTGTGCTGCCAGCTGGCCAACTGGCCCTAGAAGCACACATGACTTTGGCGATCGCAGTTGCATTGGTCCAAGAGCTGGTGGTGGAACACCAAATCCTGTCCCAACGGCGAACACAGGGCAATCCATGGTTCTCCAAGAAgtaggctgatacgtctccaacgtatctataattttttattgttccatgctattatattatctgttttggatgtttaatgggctttaatatacctttttatattatttttgggactaacctattaaccgaaggcccagtgcaatttgctgtttttttgcctatttcagtgtttcgtagaaaaggaatatcaaacggaataaaaccttcgcgaggatcttttttggaacaaacgcaatccaggagacttggagtggacgtcaaggaagcaacgaggcggccacgaggtaggagggcacgcccagtgggggtaggcgcgcccccaccctcgtgggcccctcgtagctccaccgacctacttctttcgcctatatatactcttataccctgaaaacatcgaggggagccacgaaaccacttttccaccgccgcaaccttctgtacccgtgagatcccatcttggggccttttccggcgatctgccggagggggattcgatcacggagggcttctacatcaacatcatagcctctccaatgatgtgtgagtagtttaccaccgaccttcgggtccatagttattagctagatggcttcttctctctctttggatctcaatacaaaattctcctcgatcttcttggagatctattcgatgtaatactttttgcggtgtgtttgccgagatccgatgaattgtgggtttatgaacttgattatctatgaatattatttgattcttctctgaattcttatatgcatgatttgatatctttgcaagtctcttcgaattatcgatttagtttggcctactagattgatctttcttgcaatgggagaagtgcttagctttgggttcaatcttgcggtgacctttcccagtgacagcaggggcagcaaggcacgtattgtattgttgccatcgaggataaaaagatggggtttatatcatattgcttgagtttatccctctacatcatgtcatcttgcctaatgcgttactccgttcttatgaacttaatactctagatgcatgttggatagcggtcgatgtgtggagtaatagtagtagatgcagaatcgtttcggtctacttgacacggacgtgatgcctatattcatgatcattgccttagatatcttcataactatgcgcttttctatcaattgctcggcagtaatttgttcacccaccgtaatatatgctatcttgagagaagccactagtgaaacctatggcccccgggtctactttacatcatataagtttccaatctacaattctagtttactatttattttgcaatctttactttccaatctatacaacaaaaataccaaaaatatttatcttattatctttatcagatctcacttttgcaagtggccgtgaagggattgacaacccctttatcgcgttgattgcaaggttcttgattgtttgtgcaggtactaggcgatttgtgtgtagtctcctactggatcgataccttggttctcaaaaactgagggaaatacttacgctactttgctgcatcaccctttcctcttcaagcgaaaaccaatgcatgctcaagaggtagcatgggcCTGGATAAAGCGATTGACACAACTACCCTGGAAGCATTTGCGGATCTCAAGGTTCCCACTAATAGGCGCCTGGTTGTCGCCACTTTGGTTATGAGCGCAGAGACCAGATCCGAGCCGCCCGTTGTGTCCCCAAGCGAAGCCATTCAAATTGTGGCCTTGGTGAATACGCTAATTACTGCTGGGGGCGCGGATGACGacgcgcgggaggaggaggaccAACATGTAGTCTATATAACGTGATGATTATCAAGTTGCAACATCGAGTGAATCAATGAATTGACCAACATATAGAGTAACAAGAAGCAAAACTTACGATCTACATGGTTGACGAGCTTGATTGCTACATTGTCTCCACTCGTGCAATCGCACCGCAAAACTTCATGACAGACTACTATATGTTAGCGACTTCGCATTGCATTCATGGATGATGTGCGCGAAGTTCTTTTGCTCATGAAACGAAGCATGTCCTTTTTGCCAAAAGGCCGAGTCCCCTTGCCTCATGCCTACAAAGTCTGCAGATACGGCCAACCACACATCGCACAACAACTCATCATCGATTACCGAGTACCCTGCCATCATGCTTACTTTAGAAAACAAGAAGTTCAACAACAAAAAGCTCAATGGCATTTGATCGAACACCTGTCGGGCATGGTGTCCGCCATGGACGACGTCGGCAGGGGAGCGGAGGGTACCTAGCTGTGAAGGGATATTGGATGGACGGTGACGTAGTCCAAGGCGGGCAGGCACGTGTGTGGACGCTGCGGACGTCCGAAGATGCCTGAGCGACGACTGAGAGGTACAACGGCGATGTCGGAGGAGGAGGGTGCAAATGAAAGCAAAGGGGGAGCATGGGTGGAGTGGAAGAAAAGTTGACCAAGAAGGGGGGTTTGAGTAGGCCCGGGTGTCGGAATCCTACATGTTGACTATCTGGACTGCCGCAACGGACAGGCTGACACACCGATGTGGGAAGGCAAACTGAATGCAGACAACTCAATCCGGACGGTTTGAGGTCAGCGTtggagtttttttttttttttttgaggtgAAGTCAACGTTGGAGATGCTGCCCTTAGGCTGCAAATTAATAAGGAGAGACCAACCCTACTGTATGTCAAGTCAAGTGACTAAAATAGAGACATAATATATGCAGAAAAAAATCAAACAATAATAATCGACGCCCAGTACCATAGATTCAGAGTACATTGTCGTATACATGCAGCAGGCGTGCATGATTTGTCAAATTTTCTGTTCCTTTTGTGCAAGAATGTTGCTGTTACCGCCAAAATCCCTCAAGTGTGGTGCTATAGGATCATCTCAAGAACCAAAGTGCAGTGTGGGATTACTACCGAAGAACACTGTTTGAACTGAAAGAAAAGTTCTCTTCCCCGGCTATCGTCGAAGTGAGCCTTCCTGCTGCCCACCCGTTGTTCACTACTCTGCTCCCCTCAATGACCTTGTCGAATGCCGGGAGGCCTTTCTCCTTCCGCTCCTTTCTCTTCCTCCTGTCTTCGTCCCTCTCTTTCCTCAGCCAGCGCTCTACTGTTCTCTGAAATGCAAATGGACCAAAATCTGATGAGCATTCTTGATGTGCTAATTAaagcatatttttgttcacattGATGCTACTTACCATGAGCGATAACTGGCTCATTTCTTTCACCTTTTCTAATGGCAGCGCTAGTTGCAACTTCCCATGAGCAACATATACCTGAAATCGAATGGCGCCAATAGGTGTTAAtagtttgcatgaatttcatgaTCTTGTAAAGTATGAGTGAGGGAACCCACAATGTGAGTTGGCCAGTCATCCAGGCCATCGAAGATATGTGTGGCATAGATAATTGTTGCACCTTGTTCCGCACATTCCTTCTTTAGATATGTCAACAGATTTGCTCTTGCCAACACATCAAGATCAACTGTTATCTCATCAAGAAGAAGAACCTGCATTGCATTTTTACTTTCTTATGAAAATCTTGTTGTGTGCACACAAAGTTGAGAACTTGATTGATCCTTTTGGTGACAAAGCAAGGCAAAACAAACCTTGAATGGCTTGAGAAGTCCCATGCAAATCTGGACTCTTCTCCTCTGACCATCTGATGCCTTGTGCATCCGCCAGGTAAGGTCAACATCCAAAATCTGCAACATGAAAAGTTTAATAATGTAGGACATGATAGTAAGTGTAATGGTTTATGATTAGGACAAACAAACGAAATGTTATGCCCTAGTTGCTTACATAATTTAagtgtaagagcatctccaatggcAAACCTAAAATTTGGCACCCCATTTGTCCGCAGAAACGTCCGGACTTTGTCTTCCCCTCCAACGGTGTTCCCCGATTTATCCCCAAATTGTTTGGACATATGCGTCTGGGGTAGGCCGGGCATGGCGGACATGTCCGGACAGCCCCATTTCCTCCCCATATATGGGCTTGGTCTGGCAAGGTCCGGACAGTCTGTACATACAGGGCAGGTTCGGGGAGGCCCTTTGGGAGGGTGCTTCTGTGTCCGGACTGTTCGCCCGGACATATGGGGGAGGTTTGAGGAGTGCCCTTGGAGTTGCTCTAAGAATAGTACGTATGTCCTAGCTCCTaatttatactccctccgtccgaaaaagcttatccctcaaatagatgtatctagcatcaagttagtgctagatacatccatttgaagGACAAGCATGGGACAagttttttcggacggagggagtagatcatACGACCAACATACAAAATGCTATGTCCTGGTTCCTAATTTATAGATCAATGATTTACATGGGTAGAGTAACACAAGTACTTTCCCCGAGAAACATAACACACAGACTTGATTTTTTTAATCTCTTCTTGTTGTTCTATCTGCAAATTCGAAGTTGCAGACCTGTTCTTTTAAATCTCGAAAGGATCTTCCAAACAATTGGTGTTCCTCAAAGGTATTCTTATACCAGCATACCATTACACAAGGTACAGGGGCGCCACATAGTCCCAACCGGGTGGATTGGATTTATTTTTTGAGTGGAAGTCCTGGTTAGCTTATTATTTTTACAGGCACGGTGTATGTATATGTATGGCACCAGCGAGCCATTCGCTAGAAGCTAGTACACCTACAGGTTCACATCTTGAATTTTAATCTTTTCTGAACACCCTTTCAATCACAGAGACAGAGTCTAGCTTACtgagactacccacagtgggagtaacataggtggtaacatcacatatatctagataaaatggatgatgtggcaagcaattaatgaagaaagagaggcatgtgctaacatagctagttactagtagtatgagtaacatcacacataccaagacaagatgagtctataacctaataaatgaagtgttgcatgacaccatacatatgttactcccactatagaggtagtaacatagactagtaacatatgcatgttactagtctaagttactccccacggTGGCTAGGCTGAGCCTGGTGAACTGGCGATGACTAGCTCTATTGCACACTACAATCCCTGTAGGATAACAGTCGTATAGTACCTCACGGCACATGCTTTAACTGAATTGTCAGGCACTTGGAATGTTCTTTAATATACAGCTAGCTAAAATAGTTTATATGCCATTGGCTGTAAGTGGCTAGAGTATGCAAGTATGACCATGACAAACGGGAGATTTCTGGATACAATTTGATTGTTGCGGAAGCACTAGTTCAGGCAACAGATAATTCTAAGTCCTCATGTATGGAACATACCCATTTCCACATAGTCCGGCAAAAGGGTTGACAAATAAGTAACCAGTATAGAATATTGATGCATGAAAGCAAAGAAGCTCAAATAGCAAACTTCAGTTCTGTGGACATGGTATCATTAAATTTGACAAGTAAGTTCCCCAGGGAAAATGTGATTTACAGATAAATTTGTATTGGTAATTTTGGGGTGAACTTGCCTTGATAAGCTCATCTCTTCTCTGAGGATCAACGCCAGTGACACCAAATAGCATCTTCTCTGCCGAAATGTCCATCTGTATATTCACCTGGTAGCCTGCAAAGGCAACATCGCGCCTCCACTGCGTCCATTCGGGGGAATTTACAAAATTAAATTCATCGGAAGATGGTTACTGGCAAAGTTCGCGCACGCCTTGACCAATGTCTAGCCTCACAATTGCACAACACAGTCTCGAAAAAGGAAAACAATTGCACAACGGACGAGGAATGAAATTCTCAAATTGCATGCCCACCTCGCCGCCAAGGTAGCAGAGGTCTCCGGAGGAGGTAAGCGCCGTGTCGTGGAAGGCCGACCTTCCCAGGACCCGAACCATGCTCGGATCCACCATGTGCTTCCCGCCTAGTATCTTCAGTATCGTTGTCTTGCCTGCTCCCCGCACCCACCCAAATCAAAGCCCGCAAACAGGACGACAGAAACGAGACGAACCGACGAGGGAGAGAGGGGCAGTTTCAGAGGGACCAAGAGCTACCTGCGCCGTTGGAGCCGACGAGAAGGCAGCGCTGACCGGCTTCGAGGGAGAAGCAGACGTCCTCGATGAGGGGCGGTGCTCCGGGCGGCGGCTTGCCGTCGATTCCCGGGTAGGTGAAGGTGAGATTCCTGATCTCCACCGTTGGCGCCATGGTGCGCGGCTGCCCGCCGTGGCCGGAGGGGGAGTCAGAGGCGGAGCTCGGAGCTCTGAGTTTCGGCTCGTGGACAGGACAGGAGAAGCGTAGCGGGCCAACGTGTTGAAAGTTTGCGAGGCTCCGGTTGGTGAGATTGTTGGGCCGCGGTAGGTGGCTGGCCCGGTAGAGACAGCTTTTAATTCGGGAACCCAAGGACAGCACAGGGCCACGTCTCGGTTTTGGAGCCCCAGAATtggccaccgacggcaacggcaTAGCTATCTGGCGAACGTTCGCTGGGGCGTCAGATTCCAGCGAACGCCCCAAAGCCATCCGATCTGGATCACAGATTTCGCAACAAAAAACGTAAATTAAATAAACTGACATGGTAGTTTTGTAAAGTGCACCCCCACCACAAAAACTGACACCCCAAACGTTCGCAGTTGCCATCCCTGTTGGCGATTGTTTGCCAGGGATTTGCGTCCTTTCAAAAAGGGTACCCTCCCCTCAAAAAACAATAATAAAAAAGAGTACCCCTCGCAAAAGGTTAGAAAATGCCCGTGTGAGTACGCGTTGTTGGCTTGGTTTGTGatataaataaaaaaataaaatgttGGAACGCTTCTATGTTTCATTTCCTCATTAGCAGAATCAACAATATAACAAAGCAAACCTCCGAAGTTGATCATAAAGTGGCATGAGAGAAGCAATATGATGCTAAATAAAACTGCATGTCTTGTCCACATTGGAATTTATGTCAATGTCAACACCATGAAAGTAGAACAAAACATAAAATTATAATGTCTAATTAACCATAGGTTCGCCTTGTATTGGTGGATCTTTTACTTGTGCTCCCAAAGGCATAAAACCATTATACATGATTACTTTAGTCACAAAATTGACACTATGCTCAAGAAATGGTGGTGAAATTTTACGTCAATCCcctatgtcatcaacatatagtatAAGAAATGCAGTCGCACTTGAGGGGTCGAGAATATAGATCTAGAGGGAAGTGAATAGACACTAGCAAGGTAAAAGGTCCAGTTTTTAATTTTCTTGAATCTTAGGGCGATTTTAGCACATGTTAAGTGGCAACCAATACAATCTACACATGCATATCTAGAGTATGGGCAGCCGGTAGTAAACAACATGCAAGCGCAAGAAAGTAAAGGGGTAGAGTTCAGAAGATCAAACACAATGAAAACACGGTGATTTCTTGGCGTGGTTCTGATacgtggtgctatcgtacgtccacatTGATGGAGATTTCAAGCCATGGAGGATAAAGACCGTGCgggtccatggagggctccacctacgaagggtccatgaagagtAGCCGTGTCTATGTCATCATGACTTCCGCCCACGAAGGACTAGACTCACTCGGGGTAGATCTGTTGAGGAACGtagaatttcaaaaaaaattcctacgatcacacaagatctatctaggagaagtatagcaacgagcggggagagtgtgtccacgtaccctcgtagaccgaaaacggaagcgtttagtaacgcggttgatgtagtcgaacgtcttcgtgatccaaccgatccaagtaccgaacgtacggcacctccgtgttcaacacacgttgagcacaatgacgtccctcgagctcttgatccagttgaggacaagggagagtttcatcagcacgacggcgtggtgacggtgatgatgaagttaccggcgcagggcttcgcctaagcactacgacgatatgaccgaggtgtgtaaccttggagggggcaccgcacacggctaagagaaacttttgtgtgcctttggggtgcccccctcccgtatataaatgaggggggaggaggaggccgaccaaggtgtggcgcgccaaggggggagtcctacttggactcctggtccaagtaggattcgcccccccttcctattcccacaaggagaagggggaaggaggaggaggagagaaggaaaggggggccgccctccccagccctagtccaattcggtttgggcttggggggcgcgcgcctccacctggccgctgcctcctctcttccactagggccgtgaaggcccattaacccccgaggggttccggtaacctcccggtactccggaaaatacccgaaacacttcggaaccatttcggtgtccgaatataaccttccaatatatcgatctttatgactcgaccatttcgagactcttcgtcatgtccgtgatcacatccaggactccgaacaaacttggtacatcaaatcacataactcataatacaaatcgtcatcgaacgttaagcgtgcggaccctacgggttcgagaactatgtagacatgaccgagacacatctctggtcaataaccaatagcggaacctgggtgctcatattggttcctacatattctacgaagatctttatcggtcaaaccgcataacaacatacgtcattctctttgtcatcggtatgtcacttgcccgagattcgatcgtcggtatcatcatacctagttcaatctcgttaccggcaagtctctttactcgttccgtaatgcatcatcccgtaactaactcattagtcacattgcttgcaaggcttatagtgatgatcattaccgagagggcccagagatacctctgcggtacacagagtgacaaatcctaatcttgatctatgccaattcaacaaacaccatcggagacacctgtagagcatctttataatcacccagttacgttgtgacgtttgatagcacacaaggtgttcctccggtattcgggagttgcataatctcatagtcagaggaacatgtataagtcatgaagaaagcaatagcaataaaactaaacgatcattatgccaagctaacggatgggtcttgtccaacacatcattctctaatgatgtgatcccgttcatcaaatgacaacacatgtctatggttaggaaacttaaccatctttgattaacgagctagtcaagtagaggcgtactagggacactctgtttgtctatgtattcacacatgtactaagtttccacttaatataattctagcatgaataataaacatttatcatgatataaggaaatataaataacaactttattattgcctctagggcatatttccttcaagatcttcacgaagtagtcaatctccttgcccgtacaaactccttggttcaacttcACAAGATTTAAAGGCTCTCAAATGACACTGACCAACCTAGGAGACATCACTCTCCAAAGTGTAATAAATGttgttgttgatgatgaactccttgcgcTTGTGCTTCAAAAGATAGTCTCCTCAACACTGAATCACTCGCTCACAGTGTCATGGTAGTAGGAGAAGGAttggagtggaaagcaacttgatGGGGCTAGAAATCAAGATTAAAGGTTGGAGTGGAATCCCCTTGAtttcaacacaagtgtaggtggttctctcttagaaaatggaTATGGGAAGTGGTAATTTCGTCCTAATTGCTCTCTCTGATAGTTGATGGAATGGGTGGGGTATATATAGGTAGCATaaaaaatctaaccgttacacacctTTTATgcacaactcggtgggactggGTGAAAtcactcggtgagaccgattagtGCAAAAAGTTTGAACTTTAGGCTTTTCGGTGAGACCAGATGAAACGGCTCGGATTGACCGATGGGTGATTACCTAAGCACTTTCCACACTTCAGTGACACCGATCGAAACCACTTGAAAATTCCGAGATGAAACCGATAGATTACAAAAGGTTGGCAAGCGCACTTCGGTGGGACCAAAtgtcatctcggtgagaccgagttgCTAGGGTTTAGGCAGTGGCTCAATCAAGTGTATCTCGGTGAGTACGAGTAGATGTGTATCGGTGGGACCGAGTTTGACTTTAAGGTTTCGGACAGATAGGATTGTGAGGGTGTGGCTGAGTGTTTTGGAGCAATATctctaagcactttgagcaaatGATTCA
This genomic window from Aegilops tauschii subsp. strangulata cultivar AL8/78 chromosome 4, Aet v6.0, whole genome shotgun sequence contains:
- the LOC109747892 gene encoding ABC transporter I family member 20; this translates as MAPTVEIRNLTFTYPGIDGKPPPGAPPLIEDVCFSLEAGQRCLLVGSNGAGKTTILKILGGKHMVDPSMVRVLGRSAFHDTALTSSGDLCYLGGEWRRDVAFAGYQVNIQMDISAEKMLFGVTGVDPQRRDELIKILDVDLTWRMHKASDGQRRRVQICMGLLKPFKVLLLDEITVDLDVLARANLLTYLKKECAEQGATIIYATHIFDGLDDWPTHIVYVAHGKLQLALPLEKVKEMSQLSLMRTVERWLRKERDEDRRKRKERKEKGLPAFDKVIEGSRVVNNGWAAGRLTSTIAGEENFSFSSNSVLR